One window of Nymphaea colorata isolate Beijing-Zhang1983 chromosome 11, ASM883128v2, whole genome shotgun sequence genomic DNA carries:
- the LOC116263605 gene encoding disease resistance protein TAO1-like, which translates to MKLGSTSGPLVCNGSEEVAEIDQKALSPPKNQSAVLVRDGHGRSVRHGHGCSGEEVAEKPGTRCFKYDAFISFRGEDTRNGFTSYLNKELQSHGINTFIDSESLAVGQRISHLLKCIEESKIFVPVFSKSYGDSKWCLKEIAKMVEINKKEGENRPIIPIFYDVHPSDVKNCRASFEKAFQKHRLDEQLDDKDIKEWESALREAGNISGYLREAEGSEADLTSLVRARISSILSKVPLDVEPVGIDSQLHNLKQMLERGTDGVCMIGICGLGGMGKTTIAMDLYNQLYPTFESSCFLSNIIEHENRDGLPSLQAKLMKEVLKETMSIDNVREGVSLIKRRLGSRKVLLILDDVDHTRQLEAFTANRWEKEKEWFGAGSKIIVTTRNAEVLLQHGLQEKYIYFLEGLNAEHSLQLFCRRAFGSNQPLTGFGELSQEIVKVAGGLPLALEIFGSHFSFLKEKREWEETLRTLKSEQDKEVHERLRISYEGLNDREKCVFLDIACFFIGEYRESPVYMWEGCGWNPHLALEVLQHRCLIKIDGFNCFVMHDQIRDMGRMIADQGSHRADPLTHRSRSWSKDQVLQVELGNHDLHGVDLSTVAGEKLWKVIMAAMPRLRMITGATEGAVEDKGEIVRLPGNARWFSWKWCSYETLTFQNSRHEQLIVLDLSNGRLQHFGSRMAFPELKVLDLTWCINLIRTPDFTYLPSLVKLVFDYCVALIEMDESIGHLDKLVKLSMEGCSKLKGLPAALCKLRSLEYLDLSGCEKVSCLPDQIGDLRSLKYLNLEEMGISYLPDSIVRMQLLENLDLHGCKRISSLPKQIGDLNSLKYLGLSQTQISDIPDSIGRLQSLEQLDLADCNYLREIPDSVGALESLSQLTLKRCKLLEQLPNSVRTLTSLKKLDIRNCQSLTEVPDSLAHLKNMFELSLEGCILLEKVPSPIVKSIPRVHGELHLNGLKSLRRLPASLGNMMSIRRLSFRDCESLEELPQSIIRLTSLEDLDLSGCTSLRRLPKSIGNFRNLRHLSLKQCRSLEELPDSIGRLRCLRVLHISGGMSVKRVPDFIGKLKKLLELHLREIEEISVLVGGLPQLAEIYVEDCPKLESIPQLPSSLDHLSVLRCSALTHLSGLERLKSLKKLTLTHCDGLGRGFMEKLSQASFEQLDGFLVSGVSEGSDLVFWLPKWQLRQPVKARLICSTEEADCNTSQINVCVQVKVGGEIVTESRWEAVKFEELIGRKKLEKWGVEGKVFYAIECFEEDEETFKYVKEGQATLRVPTAYDDYLLKAAYFAIL; encoded by the exons atgaagttAGGGTCTACCAGTGGCCCTCTGGTGTGCAATGGTTCGGAGGAAGTTGCAGAAATAGATCAGAAAGCACTGTCACCACCAAAGAACCAGTCAGCAGTACTCGTAAGAGACGGGCATGGGCGGTCAGTTAGGCATGGCCACGGGTGCTCGGGGGAGGAAGTTGCAGAAAAACCAGGCACTAGATGCTTTAAGTATGACGCGTTCATTAGTTTCAGGGGTGAAGATACACGTAATGGCTTCACCAGCTATCTAAACAAGGAACTGCAAAGTCATGGCATTAACACCTTCATTGACAGTGAAAGCCTGGCAGTAGGCCAAAGAATCAGCCATCTGTTGAAGTGCATCGAGGAGTCCAAGATCTTTGTGCCGGTCTTCTCTAAGAGCTATGGGGACTCCAAATGGTGCTTGAAGGAGATAGCTAAGATGGTGGAGATCAACAAGAAGGAAGGAGAAAACAGGCCCATAATTCCCATATTTTATGATGTTCATCCTTCTGATGTCAAGAATTGCAGGGCATCATTTGAAAAGGCTTTCCAAAAGCATCGACTTGATGAGCAATTAGATGACAAGGATATCAAGGAGTGGGAATCCGCCCTAAGAGAAGCAGGAAACATTTCTGGCTATCTCCGTGAAGCCGAAGG GAGTGAGGCAGATCTGACCTCGCTTGTACGTGCAAGGATCTCTAGTATATTGAGCAAAGTTCCTTTGGATGTAGAGCCTGTAGGGATAGATTCCCAATTACATAATCTCAAGCAAATGCTGGAAAGAGGAACAGATGGTGTTTGCATGATCGGAATATGCGGTCTAGGTGGAATGGGCAAGACCACAATCGCTATGGACCTTTATAATCAGCTCTATCCTACATTTGAAAGCAGTTGCTTCCTCTCAAACATCATAGAACATGAGAACAGGGACGGCTTACCCTCTTTGCAAGCGAAGCTCATGAAAGAGGTTTTAAAAGAAACCATGAGCATAGACAATGTCAGAGAAGGAGTTAGCTTGATAAAACGAAGGCTTGGAAGCAGGAAAGTTCTCTTGATTTTGGATGACGTGGATCATACACGTCAACTCGAGGCTTTCACTGCTAACCGTtgggaaaaggagaaagagtgGTTCGGTGCAGGAAGTAAGATCATTGTGACAACAAGGAACGCAGAGGTTCTTCTCCAGCATGGATTGCAAGAAAAGTacatttattttcttgaagGATTGAACGCAGAGCACTCACTGCAGCTATTTTGTCGCCGTGCATTTGGCAGCAACCAACCATTGACAGGATTCGGTGAGCTATCTCAGGAAATTGTGAAGGTAGCAGGGGGCCTGCCGCTGGCACTGGAAATTTTTGGCTCACACTTTAGTTTCCTGAAGGAAAAACGAGAGTGGGAGGAAACTCTGAGAACATTGAAAAGCGAACAGGATAAGGAAGTTCACGAGAGACTGAGAATAAGCTACGAAGGCCTGAATGACAGAGAAAAGTGTGTCTTTTTGGACATTGCTTGTTTCTTTATCGGAGAGTACAGAGAATCTCCAGTTTACATGTGGGAGGGTTGTGGTTGGAATCCGCACCTCGCACTTGAAGTTCTCCAACACAGGTGTCTTATTAAAATCGACGGGTTTAATTGCTTTGTTATGCACGACCAAATTCGAGACATGGGAAGAATGATTGCTGATCAAGGGAGCCACAGGGCAGATCCTCTCACGCACCGCAGCAGGTCATGGAGCAAGGATCAAGTATTGCAG GTTGAACTTGGGAACCACGACCTCCATGGCGTCGACTTATCCACAGTTGCAGGTGAAAAGCTTTGGAAGGTAATAATGGCGGCAATGCCTAGGCTCCGGATGATCACTGGTGCAACTGAAGGTGCAGTTGAAGATAAAGGAGAGATTGTTCGTCTGCCAGGTAACGCACGATGGTTCAGTTGGAAGTGGTGTTCTTATGAGACGCTCACGTTTCAGAACAGCCGGCATGAGCAGCTCATCGTCCTCGACCTatccaacggtcgccttcaacACTTCGGGTCGCGCATG GCATTTCCAGAGCTGAAGGTCCTCGATCTAACTTGGTGTATCAATCTTATACGGACTCCAGATTTCACTTATCTCCCGTCCCTGGTGAAGCTTGTGTTTGACTACTGTGTCGCGTTGATCGAGATGGACGAGTCGATCGGGCATCTTGATAAGCTGGTGAAACTGAGTATGGAGGGATGCAGTAAACTAAAAGGACTGCCTGCTGCACTCTGTAAGCTGAGATCACTTGAATATCTTGATCTTTCCGGCTGTGAGAAGGTTTCGTGTTTGCCGGATCAAATAGGGGACTTGAGGTCCCTAAAATATCTTAACCTTGAAGAGATGGGGATATCTTATCTACCCGATTCCATTGTAAGGATGCAACTTCTTGAAAATCTCGACCTCCATGGTTGCAAGAGAATTTCTTCTCTGCCGAAACAAATAGGGGACTTGAATTCCCTAAAATATCTTGGTCTTAGCCAAACGCAGATATCAGATATACCCGACTCCATCGGAAGACTTCAGTCACTTGAACAACTCGACCTTGCGGACTGCAATTACTTGAGAGAGATACCTGATTCAGTAGGAGCCCTCGAGAGTCTCTCACAGTTGACATTGAAGCGGTGCAAGCTCTTGGAACAATTACCAAACTCCGTGAGAACGTTGACATCTTTAAAGAAGTTGGACATTCGCAACTGCCAATCACTAACAGAAGTCCCTGATTCATTGGCACACTTGAAGAACATGTTTGAATTATCTCTTGAAGGTTGCATCTTGTTGGAGAAAGTACCGAGTCCCATCGTAAAGTCAATCCCACGTGTACATGGTGAGCTCCATCTCAATGGTCTTAAATCACTGAGGAGACTGCCTGCTTCTCTGGGCAATATGATGAGTATCCGTAGACTGAGCTTCCGTGACTGTGAATCACTTGAAGAACTACCACAATCCATTATCAGGTTGACGTCTTTGGAGGATTTAGACCTTTCTGGTTGCACTTCACTAAGAAGGTTACCAAAATCAATAGGAAACTTCAGGAATCTAAGGCATTTGAGCCTGAAGCAATGTCGATCACTTGAGGAACTGCCAGATTCCATTGGCAGGTTGAGATGCTTGAGAGTGCTCCATATTTCTGGTGGAATGTCAGTGAAGAGGGTGCCTGACTTTATAGGAAAGCTGAAGAAGCTTCTCGAGTTGCATCTGAGGGAGATTGAAGAAATATCGGTTCTCGTTGGTGGCCTTCCCCAACTGGCCGAAATATATGTAGAAGATTGCCCGAAGTTGGAGTCGATCCCTCAGCTTCCCTCCTCTCTTGACCATCTCTCAGTTCTACGTTGCTCTGCCCTCACCCACTTGTCTGGCCTTGAGAGATTGAAGTCTTTAAAAAAGTTAACATTGACCCACTGTGACGGCTTGGGGCGCGGCTTCATGGAGAAATTATCACAG GCGTCGTTTGAACAGTTGGATGGCTTCCTGGTTTCCGGAGTAAGCGAGGGATCGGACTTGGTATTTTGGCTTCCAAAATGGCAACTCAGGCAACCAGTTAAAGCGCGGCTGATTTGCTCGACCGAGGAGGCCGACTGCAACACTTCACAGATTAACGTCTGTGTCCAAGTAAAGGTAGGAGGAGAGATCGTCACTGAGAGTAGATGGGAAGCAGTAAAATTTGAGGAACTAATTGGGCGCAAGAAGCTTGAGAAGTGGGGGGTGGAAGGCAAGGTTTTTTATGCGATCGAGTGCtttgaagaagatgaggagaCTTTCAAGTATGTGAAGGAAGGACAGGCGACATTGAGGGTTCCAACAGCTTACGACGATTACCTGCTGAAGGCAGCCTACTTTGCAATTCTTTGA